The Kribbella jejuensis region GGATCATGGTGTCCAGTGCATCCCCGGCCGCGGTCCGCCGCACCGCCGGCGCCGTCTCGTTCCGCGCCAGCGCCCCGTTCGCCTGTTCCCCCAGCCGCGCACCCACCCCGCCCACGGTGTACCCAGCAGCCTCGAACGCCGCTCGCAGCCCCGCAACCACAGTCCCCGTCAGCTCCATGCCCACATCCTCCCACCCGACGGCGGCGACCACGATCGACCGAGGGCGAACCGATCCGGCGCCCTTCGCCGAACGCGGTGCCGTCGGTGGAGACCGACGGCACCTCCCTTCTTCTCTTCTTACGGGTTGCAGGTGAGTTCGGCGCCGGCCCAGTCGGCGTGGTCGCTGGTGATGCCGTCGCCGCCGTCGGTTACCTGGAGGGTCAGGGTTTGGGCGCCGGTCACGTCGACTGTGGTGCTGGCGGTGGGCGACGTGCCGGTGAGTTGGTCGGACGTGTACTTCGCGGTGCCGTCGGTCAGCACCTTGAAAGTGACTTTGCCTCGGTCGTCCACTTCGTCGTCGATGCCTAGTTTGCTGGTGAAGGTTTTGCAGTTTCCGGCCAGGCGGACGGAAACCGAGGACGGGGCGTGAGTGCCGAGGCCCTTGGCGTACTGGACTCCGTCCAAGGTGATGGGGCCGCCGTCTCCTGCCGCGTCTTCGCCGTTGCTGTGGTCGCGTTCCACCGGGCCCCAGCCGTTGGTGGAGTCCAGGAACTCCAGGTCGCTGACCCAGTTGTCACCGGTTGGTGCCGGGGGCAACGGTTTGTCGGCGATCGTGGCGGCGAAGAAGCCGAGTCCGCCGCCGGGCAGTTCGATGGCCTTGACCGTCTTTCCGGGGTCGAGCGGTACGGCGGTGTAGAACACGCGGTAGTCGGTTGTCGTGTTGCTCAATCCGGCTGCCGTGTAGCGGCCCTTGACCGAGACCGCGAGTTTCGCACCGCCGGTGGTCGGGTCCTGGCAGCACCAGTTCGGGAGCTGGAACGTACCTTCCGACGTGGTCCCGTCCGTGTAGATGATCGTGACCGTCCCGCGGGCGTTCAGGCTGGCGCCGGCGCCGAGGAGTGCCAGGTGCGACCCGGTGCCGGAGACGAGGATCGGTGCGGACTGGTTCTTGACGAGGTTCGGCGTACCGGGTGCGCCGGTCGGCCAGGTGAAGTTTGCGCCCTGGACGGAGATCGTTGCCCCTGGCGTGTACCCGGCCGCGGCCAGCGCCTCGCCGTTGAAGCTGTTGCCGGAACCGTCGAAGTTGCCCTGCTTGTATGTCGACGCGTCGCTGATCCCGACCACGTTCGCGGCCTGTGACAACGATGCGTACGGCAACTGTGCGGTCCCGGCCGCCGTATTCGAGTAACTCTGGCTTTGGGCAACGTACGACGCCCGCAGTGTCAGCGTGAAGCTCGCGGGTTTCACGTCGGCGCCTGGCATCACCTGGAGTTTGGTCGTCACGCTCTGGCCCGGCACGACGGTGGAGAACGTGTTCGCACCGGCTACGGACCAGCCGGTCGGGACCTGTACGTCGAGCCGCACGTTGCGGACCGTCGTACTCGTGCCGTTGCGGAACGATGCGGTGACCTCGGTGGGCTGACCCGGGGCGTTCCACAGTGAAGGTGTGGTCAGTTCAGGCGTGCCGAGGGTATTGGTGACGTCGGGACCGCCGACCGCCGAGCTGCCGGTCAGGAGAACAACTGCAGACCCCGAGGTCGGGATGGATCCGGTCTGGATACGGATGACTCCGTTCGAGTAGGACCACTTGACCGCCCTGCCGTCGACGAAGACGTTGTGCGGGGCGCTCCCCGTGTGCAGCGTCAGGTCGTACGGGCGTGCTGTCGGCTTCCCGTCGTACGTGCCGATGCTGGGCCCGATGTTGACGGTGATATCGCCGCGGCCCTCAGTCGGTGCCTTGACGGTGAAGGTCTGCGTGGCCGACTGCGGCGAGCGGGTCACCCGGTCGTCCTCGTACATCGCGAACGACGACGTGCCGGAGGGGTAGATGTCGACGCTCACCGTGTCGCCCGGCTTCTGTTCGGCGGCGTTGTTGATGCCGGGCTTCCACATCGGTACGACCGCGCCCGCCTTCACGAACAACGGCAGCGTGTCGAGCGGCGCGTGGTACCCGTTCACCGTGGTCGGGCCCTGGTACACGCGACCCGTCCAGTAGTCGATCCAACGTCCGGCAGGCAGATAGATCCCGTTCTTCACCTCGTCAGCGCCGTACATCGGCGCGACCAGGAACTCCTTGCCGGCCAGGAACTCGTACTTCGTCGTGTCGTCCCAGGTGTGCGGGTCGTCCGGATACTCGAGCACGAGCGACCGGTTCAGTGGAGCGCCGGTCCGGTGCGCCTCGGCGGCGTAGGTGTAGAAGTACGGCAGCAGCCGCTCGCGGAGCTTCAGGTACTTGCGGTTGATCGAGGTGTACGGATCGCCGTACGCCCACGGCTGCTTGTACGCCGGAGTCGACCAGCCGGACATGCTCATGAACGCCGGGTTGAACACCTTCCACTGCAGGTCGCGCACGTACGACGTGGCGCTGCCGCCGAAGATGCCGTCCACATCGCCGGCGCTGTAGGCGATCCCGGAGTTGCCGGAGCCGGTGATCGCGGGGATCTGCCACTTGATCGCGTCGAGCGAACCGCTGTGGTCGCCGGTCCACTGCACCGCGCATCGCTGCGCGCCCGCCCAGCCCTCGACCATCCAGGCGAAGCCTCGCGCGTTGCTGTACTGCTCGATGCCGTCGTGCGCGGTGTCGCAGGCTGACAGCGCGTACCGGTAACCCGGGCCGACCCACGCGACGTCGAGCTTCCGGACCCGGACACCGGCGTCGCCGACCTCGGCGGGCTGGCGGTCCAGGTTCGACTGCGTCCACAGGCCCATCTGGAGGTTGCGGGCGCGCAGTTCGTCACCGGTCTGCTTGAGCGCGGGGATGTCGCGCTTGCCCCACCAGGTGCCGTCGACCAGTTCGGAGTCGGTGGTGGCGGAGTACCCGCAGCCGTAGTCGTCGTTGACGAGCATCCAGCCGCCGGGCATGTCCTCGTCCTTGAACCGTTGCGCGACCTTGACCGCGTCCAGCGTCGTCACCTTGTCCGGGTTGACCTTCCAGTCGTTGCTGGGGTCGGGGTCGGTTCCGTAGTGGCCGCGGTTGTAGCAGTCGGAGTCGCCGTACTCGAGGCCGTAGATCGGCGGCATGAACGGCCGGCCGGTCAGCTCGGTGTACCGGTCCAGCGAGGTCTTCAGGTCACCGATGAAGTAGAACGCGTCGAAGCGCGTCTCGTCGTGAGTGGTGACGACCGGGCTGGTGAAGGTGTAGCTGCCCGGGCTGAACGTGTCGCGGAGTACGCCGTACCCCGCGGTGCTCATGTAGTACGGCGAGGCGTTCGGGTTGCCGCCGTCCTCCCAGTTGAAGTCCCGGGAGATCTTGATCGTCTGGTCGCGGTGCGAGAAGCGGCCGTTCTGCATGCCGCCGCCGAAGAACTGCTCGTTGGCGCCGCGGTCCAGGGTTTGCGTGGTGGAGGTGTCGGTCCAGGACAGCGGCGCCGCCTCGGACCAGACGAGCTGGCCGTTGGAGCGGTAGACCGAGAACTTCAGCGGCTGCTTCTGGGCTCGTACTTCGATCTTGCCGGTGCTGAGGGAGTAGTACGTGCCCCGGTCGCGCCAGGTGGTCGACGGGGTGCCGTAGTCGGTCTTGGTGATGATCTTCGAGCCCTCGCCGGTGTTGGCGGGGTCGCTGAAGTTGCCGTCGGGGGCCATCCAGAGACGGAACACGTCGTCCTTGAGGAACACGACGCGGACCTTCGCGGGGCCGGCGGTGAGGGTGTACGTCGCCTGATCGGCGGAGAACGCGGTGACGTCACCGAGAGTGGTGCCCGCGGCCCGGGCGGGACCGGCGGTGTACACGAGCGCACCGGCTAGTAACGCCAGGGCGACTACTGAACGTTTCATACGGACAAAGATGCTCATCACTGCCTCACTTCACGCATCAATGAACAATGGTGCGCACATTGAAGCTCACTCACGACGAGTTGTCATCAGCTCAGCTTCATCAAGTTGAGACAGTGTCGCCATCACGGGGAGAAACAGGACGATGACGATGAGTCGCATGGTGAACCCACGTCCCAATAGCCTCAGCAGTCACAACCTCACCAGGCGCCACCTGCTGACGGCAGGCCTGCTGGCCGGCCTGACAGCCGGCGTGACGGTTACCGGCGCGGGTACGGCGCATGCTTCCCCGTTCGATCCCCCCACCCTTCGTGCCCAAGGTGACCCGGACTTTCATCCGGTGCGGTTCCGGTTGCCGGTGCCGTCGGGGCGGAAGGCGATCGGGACCACCGCGGTGCATCTGGTGGACAAGGGGCGGATCGATCCGGCGATGCCGAGTGGGCAGCGGGAACTGATGGTGAGTTTTTGGTATCCGGCGGAGGTGGACCGTACGGCGCCGTTCGCGAAGTACATGCCGGCGCGGACTGCCGTCGAGGTGGACGACGCGTGGACGGGGGAGAACGGGCTGGCGCTCCCGAGTGGGTCGTTCGACTTCGGGAACACGGTGACGCATGCGCGGGTCGACGTACCGGCGCAGCGGCTGCGGCATCCCGTCGTACTGTTCTCGCCGGGCTATCAGTACAGCCGGTTCGTCAACACCGCGCAGGTGGAGGACCTGGCCAGCCGCGGGTACGTCGTCGTCACGATGGACCACCCGCACGAGACCCCGGTCGAGTACCCAGGCGGCCGCTTCCTCCCCGGAGCAGCCGAAGCGGAACCACCGAAACCGTCCGATATCCGGGCCGCGGTCGACACCCGTACCAACGACGCGCGGTTCGTCCTCGACCAACTCGAACGGATCGCCGACGGTGACACGGTCGATGCCGAAGGCAAGGATCTCCCGGACGGTCTGGCCGAGAGCCTGGACCTGCGCAGGATCGGCATGTTCGGCTTCGGGCTGGGCGGCTACACCACCGGCGACACGATGCTCGAGGACGAGCGCGTCCTGGCCGGGGCCGACCTCGACGGCACGCTCCAGGACGACCGCCTGAAGGGCCCGCTCGGCGACGTGGCCGTCCACGGACTCGACCGCCCGTTCCTGCTGTTCGGCTCCGATGAGACCCAGCGGACCGCGCCCGGCAAGGAGTACTACGACAAGTCCTGGGCGGCGTTCTGGTCGAATCAGCGCGGCGGCCGGCTCAACCTGGCGCTGACCCGGACCAAGCAGAAGGCGTTCACCGACTACCAGTTCATCTTCTCCCAGCTGTTCCACGACATCTACGGCGAGGACCCGATCGTCTCGTCGGTGATCAAGGCGCTCGTCGGCAGCGCGAAGCCGGCCCGCAGCGTGCTCGCGCAGCGCGAGTACCTGGCCGCGTACTTCGACCTCACGCTCCGCGGGCGGCCCGCGCTGCTGCTCCGCGGCGACTCCCCGAAATTCCCCGAGGTACGGTTCGTCCGCTGAGACGGCGTACGCTCGATTGGGGCGGCGGGGGCACACTGTGGTGGGATCGCGACGCGCCGTAGCGGTGGGGCGTTCACCACTTTCTGGCACCCTCGGAGGCATATAGGGGCCGTCAGCGGTTACCGTGCGTTGAGAAATTGCATTGCCGTCGGCCGTACCCTGTCTGCGGGCAGGGTCGGTTTTGTGCTCGGGGGAACAAGACGTCGGGACGGAGACGTTGTCGGCAGGACGAGAAGAGTAGGGAGCACAGTGGCAGGGGCAGCAGGGACGAAGACAGCGGCAGGAACCCGCTTGGTGATCGTCGAGTCGCCGAAGAAGGCGCGGATGATCGCCGGTTTCTTGGGGTCCGGCTACGTGGTGGAGTCCAGCTTCGGCCACATCCGCGACCTGCCGAGCGGGGCGGACGAGATCCCGGCGAAGTACAAGGGCCTGCCCTGGGCACGCCTCGGGGTGAACGTTGACGAGCACTTCGACCCGCTGTACGTCGTACCGGCCGACAAGAAGGCGCAGATCCGCAAGCTGAAGGATCTGCTGAAGGGCGCCGACGAACTCTTCCTGGCCACCGATGAGGACCGCGAGGGCGAGGCGATCGCCTGGCACCTGCTCGAGGAACTGAAGCCGAAGGTCCCGGTCAAGCGGATGGTCTTCCACGAGATCACCCCGAAGGCGATCCAGGACGCGGTCGGCAACGCCCGCGACATCGACGAGGACCTGGTCGACGCCCAGGAGGCGCGCCGGATCCTCGACCGGTTGTACGGGTACGAGGTCTCCCCGGTGCTGTGGAAGAAGGTCATGCCGCGGCTGTCGGCGGGCCGGGTGCAGTCGGTCGCGATCCGGATGGTGGTCGACCGCGAGCGTGAGCGGATCGCGTTCCGCAGCGCGTCGTACTGGGACCTGGACGCCACGCTGGACGCCGGCGAGACCCGCAACCCGCAGTACTTCCCCACCCGGCTGGTCTCGGTGGACAGCAAGCGGGTGGCGCAGGGCCGCGACTTCAGCTCGACCGGTGAGCTCAAGGGCGCCAACACCGTCCACCTGAACGAGCAGACCGCGACCGCGCTGGCCTCGGCGCTGCGCGAGTCGCAGTTCACGGTCCGCTCCATCGAGTCCAAGCCGTACACCCGCAAGCCGTACGCGCCGTTCCGGACCACCACGCTGCAGCAGGAGGCCGGCCGCAAGCTCGGCATGTCCGCGTCGCAGACCATGCAGGTCGCCCAGCGCCTGTACGAGAACGGCAACATCACCTATATGCGTACCGACAGCGTCACGCTGTCGGACACCGCGATCACCGCGGCCCGGGCGCAGGTCCGCGAGCTGTACGGTGCGTCGTACCTGCCGGACAAGCCGCGCGTCTACACCTCCAAGGTGAAGAACGCCCAGGAGGCGCACGAGGCGATCCGGCCGGCCGGCGAGGTCTTCCAGACTCCGGCACAGACCGGTCTGAGCGGTGCCGAGTTCCGGCTGTACGAGCTGATCTGGATGCGGACGATCGCGTCCCAGATGAAGGACGCGGTCGGGAACAGCGTCTCGATCAAGATCGACGCGACCGCGGCGACCGGCGAGCAGTGCGAGTTCACCTCGTCCGGCCGGGTGATCACGTTCCACGGGTTCCTGAAGGCGTACGTCGAGGGCGCGGACGACCCGTCCGCCGGCACGGACGACCAGGAGACACGGCTGCCCGACGTGGCCGAGGGCGACGTACTGCCCGCGACCGAGGTGCTCGCCTCCGGGCACGAGACCAAGCCGCCGGCGCGGTACACCGAAGCGACGTTGATCCGCGAGCTGGAAGAGCGCGAGATCGGGCGGCCGTCGACGTACGCCTCGATCATCGGGACGATCCAGGCCCGCAAGTACATCTACAAGAAGGGTCAGGCGCTGGTTCCGGCCTGGCTGGCGTTCGCCGTCGTCCGGCTGCTCGAGGAGCACTTCACCCGGCTGGTGGACTACGCGTTCACCGCGACGATGGAGGATGTGCTCGACGAGGTCGCGTCCGGTGACCTACAGCGCGAGGGCGTGCTGTCCCGGTTCTACTTCGGCGACGAGCAGCTCGAGGGCCTGAAGTCGATGGTCACCGATCTGGGCGAGATCGACGCCCGGGAGATGTCGACGTTCCCGGTCGGCGGGGACGACAGCGGCATCGTCGTCCGGGTCGGGCGGTACGGGCCGTACGTCGAGGACAAGGACGAGCGGCGGGCGAACGTACCGGAGGACCTGCCGCCGGACGAGCTGACCGTGGACAAGGCGCGCGAGCTGCTGGAGCAACCGTCCGGCGTCGAGCACGAGCTCGGTACGGCGCCCGATACCGGTCTGAAGGTCGTCGCGAAGGCAGGGCGGTACGGGCCGTACGTGACCGAAGTACTGCCGGAGGACGCGCCGAAGAGCGCGAAGCCGCGGACCGGGTCGCTGCTGAAGTCGATGACGCTGGACTCGATCGGTCTCGACGACGCGATGAAGCTGCTCTCGCTGCCGCGGGTGGTCGGTGTCGACCCGGCGACCGGTGAGGAGATCACCGCGCAGAACGGTCGCTACGGGCCGTACCTGAAGAAGGGCACGGACTCGCGGTCGCTGTCGACCGAGGAGCAGATGTTCGACATCACGCTCGAAGAGGCTCTCAAGATCTACTCGGAGCCGAAGCAGCGTGGCCGCCGGGCTGCCGCGCCGCCGCTGAAGGAGCTGGGTGAGGACCCGGAGTCCAAGAAGCCGGTGGTGGTGAAGGAGGGCCGCTTCGGTCCGTACGTCACCGACGGCGAGACGAACGCGACCCTGCGCAAGGACGACTCGGTCGAGACGATCTCGCTGCTCCGCGCCGCCGAACTGCTGGCGGAGAAGCGCGCCCGCGGACCGGTGAAGCGGACGGCGAAGAAGACCGCGGCCAAGAAGACCGCCGCCAAGAAGACGACCACCAAGAAGACGGCAGCCAAGAAGGCGACGACCACCAAGAAGGCGGCGACCAAGAAAACCGCCGCGAAGAAGACGGCCGCGAAGAAGGCCCCGGCCAAGAAGTCCTGACGCGGAATACATTGGTTGGGTCGGGACCAGCGGACTTGCGAGGAGCGCGCGGATGACAAGTGCGGTCGAGGTCAGCGCGCAGCGGCTGCGGGACCGTGGCGAGCGGGTGACGCCGGCGCGGCTCGCGGTCGTCGAGGTACTGGCCGGCACCGAGGAGCACCTGAGCGCGGAGCAGATCGGCGAGCGCGCCGAGCAGCTGCGGCCGGGGATCCATCGCGCGACGGTTTACCGCGCCCTTGATGCGCTGGGCGAGTTCGGCCTCGTGACACATGTGCACCTGGGCCGGGCGGGTACGACGTACCACCTCGCCGGCGACCTGGCGCCGCGACACCTGCACCTGCGCTGCTCGGAGTGCGGGAAGGTCTACGACGCTCCGGGCGACATCCTCGAATCGGCCCGGAAGAAGGTCGCGCGCGAGCTGGGCTTCCATCTCGCGCCGGAGCAGGTGGCTCTGGTCGGGGTCTGCAACGACTGTCAATAGCTGTCCATATCTGTTGATCGGTGTGGAGTTGTGAACAGATAAGCCTTAAGGTCGACTTCTGTGACTCACTACGTCGAGGACTTTGCTTCCGGGGAGAACGTGCTGCCCCCGCGCTCGTGGCTGGACGACGACTCCGGGCGGCTGCCGCTCAGCGGGGACTGGAGTTTCCGGCTGTCCCCGACCGTGGCGGACGCGCCCGACGACCTGAAGGACCCGGACACCACCGGCTGGGACACGATCGCGGTGCCAGGTCACTGGCAGCTCAGCGGGTACGGCAAGCCGGCGTACACGAACGTGGTCTACCCGTTCCCGCTCGAGCCGCCGTACGTACCGACCGACAACCCGACCGGCGACTACGTCCGCACAGTGACGGTGCCGGCCGACTTCGACGGGGCGAAGATCGTGCTCCGGTTCGAGGGCGTGGACTCGCGGTTCGCGGTGTACGTGAACGGGTCGTACGTCGGCTGGTCGTCGGGCTCCCGGCTCGCATCGGAGTTCGACGTCACGTCGTTGGTTGCTCCCGGCAAGGAAGCGCGGATCGCGGTGCGGGTGCACCAGTGGTCGACCGGTTCGTACGTCGAGGACCAGGACATGTGGTGGCTGTCCGGGATCTTCCGTGAGGTGAACCTGCTCGCGCTGCGCCCGCACGCCGCTTCCGATGTTTTCGTCAAGGCCGCGTGGGACCACCTCGACGGCGCGGGCACACTGCTCGTCGAGTCCGACGTGCCCGGCACGGTTTCGGTGCCTGAGCTCGGCCTCGAGGTGCCGACGGGCGAGCACGTACGGGTCGAGGGCGTGCAGCCCTGGAGCGCCGAGGTGCCGCGGTTGTACGACGCCGTACTGCGGACTGCCGGTGGTGACGTGCGGCTGCGGATCGGGTTCCGTACCGTCGCGATCGTCGACGGGATCTTCACGGTCAACGGCAACCGGGTGCTGTTCAACGGCGTGAACCGGCACGAGTTCCACCCGGACCGCGGCCGCACGCTGACCGAGCAGGACATGCTCGACGACGTCCTGATCATGAAGCGCGCCGGGATCAACGCGGTCCGGACCAGCCACTACCCGCCACACCCGTACTTCCTCTCGCTCTGCGACGAGTACGGGCTGTACGTGATCGACGAGTGTGACCTCGAGACGCACGGGTTCGGGTACGAGCCGCAGCCGCCCAACCTGCCGAACCCGGTGATGGACCCGCGGTTCCGCGACGACCTGGTGCTGCGCATCCAGCGCACGGTGCACCGGGACAAGAACCATCCGTCGATCGTGATCTGGTCGCTCGGCAACGAGTGCGGGATGGGCTCGAACCTCAAGGACATGTACGACGCGGCGAAGGCGCTCGACCCGTCGCGGCCGGTGCACTACGAGCGCGACACCGAGGCGGAGTTCGTCGACATCTACTCGCGGATGTACACCTCGCCGGAGGGGTGCGCGGAGATCGGGGCGGATTCCAGCCTCTATCGCAACCTGCCGTTCATCCTGTGCGAGTACGGGCACGCGATGGGGAACGGGCCGGGCGGGCTGCTCGACTACCGCGAGGTGTTCGAGAAGTACCCGCGCTGCCAGGGCGGGTTCATCTGGGAGTTCATCGACCACGGCATCCGGACCACCATCGACGGGCGCGAGGTGTACGCGTACGGCGGTGACTTCGGCGAGACGATCCACGACGGGAACTTCGTCTGCGACGGCCTGCTGTTCCCGGACCGGACGCCGTCGCCCGGCATGCACGAGTACGCAAAGGTGATCGAACCGCTCCGAATCGTTGCTGACGGCAACGGTGGGGTGATGGTCACGAACCGCTACGAGGTGCTCGACACGAGCCACCTGACGTTCACGGCGCGGGTCGAGGTCGCGGGCGAGGTCGTCGGGAGCGGCACCCTGCCGGTGCCGCTGCTCGCGCCGGGTGAAACCGCCACCCTCGACCTGCCGCCGGCGATCGAGAAGTTCCGTGCGGCCGGTCGGCCTGAGACGTGGGTGACCGTCACCGCCGAGCTCACCGAGGCAACCCCCTGGGCGGAAGCCGGCCACCGAATCGCCTGGGGCCAACTCCGCCTGGACGAGCCGGCCGCCGCGGCTGCAGCCGGCACCGCCGGGTCCGCCTCCGCCTCCACCGGTGGGACCGGCTCCTCCGCCGCGACCGCCTCCGGGGCGACCGCGACCGCCGGGTCGCCGGCGGCCGGCGAAGCCGGCCTCCGGGGGATCACCGTCGGCGCTGTACAGAACGCTCGGTTGGATGTCTGGCGGGCGCCGATTGACAACGACGCGATTCCTGGTGTCGCCGACAAGTGGCGCGAGGAAGGGCTGCACCGGGTGCAGCACCGGATCGTGTCGCAGGGCGAGCGCGACGGCGCGTGGGAGGTCGTCACCCGGACGGCGCCGCCGCAGCTGCAGTGGGGTTTGCGGAGTACGTGGCGCTGGACCGCTGTCGACGGCGCGGTCGTGCTGGAGCTGAACGTCGTACCGGAAGGCCAGTTCCCGGAGGTGCTGCCGCGGTTGGGCATCACGTTCGAACTGCCGAAGGTGGAGCGGGTCGAGTGGTTCGGCACCGGTCCGAACGAGGCGTACGTCGACACCCGCGCGGCCGCCGCGGTCGGGAAGTACTCCGCCACGGTCGCCGAACTGCAGACGCCGTACGTCCGCCCGCAGGAGAACGGCCACCGCATCGACACCCGCTGGGCCACCGTCGACGGCCTCCGCATCGAGGCGGTGGACCACCTCTTCGGCCTCACGGTCCGCGACTGGACCACCAACGACCTGGAGACGGCCAAGCACACTGCGGACCTCGTCCCCGGCGACACCACCTACGTCACCATCGACATCGCCCAAACCGGCGTAGGCACCGCCGCCTGCGGCCCAGCCCTCCCCGACCGCGACAAACTGAAGACAGCCCCCACCTCCCTAACCCTCCGCTTCACCACCGCCTGACACGGACGCCCAGGCCACCACAATCGCGTGAGCGCGACGTGCCCCCAACGGGCGCACGCCCGCAACCGCGCATTGCAATGGCCTGGCGATCCGGCCCCGTCCCCCGCCGCGCCGCCCACCCCCTCCACCCGGACCGGCGCGGCGGGGTGTGTCAGCTCAGGCGGCACCGGGAGCAGCCGTCGGTAGCCCTATCTCGGCGGCCGCCGTCAGGAGACGCTTGTCGTAAGTGACCAGCGCGGTGAGCTCGATGCCTTCGAGAACCAGCGACTGTGCGGTGGCGAGGTGGATGGCGTCGAGTGTCCGGAGCATCGGGTCCGCGTACGCCGCGGCGGTCGCGAGAACGGTCTCGTCCACGGGCACCCTGTCGAGCCTCGCCAGCACGGTCGGCACCGCCGCGAGCCGACCTGGGTCGGATCGCCGGAGGGCGCGAGGGACCTCGGTCAGCACGAGCGCCGAGGCGACGAGCCCCTTGTCTGTCTGCTGTCCGAGCCACGTCTCGAGCGCGGCACTCTCGGCTTCCCGGCGGATCATCTTCACGATCGCCGCTGAGTCGAGGAAGATCACAGCCGTTCCTCGCGCAGGTCCGAGACGATGTCCGTCGAGTCGACCGACAGGTCCGGCTCACCCGCGGGCAGCACCAACGGCCCGGGATTGCTGGCCGGGATCAGGCGGCCACGCCGAATCAGGTCGGCGCGGATGCTCGTGTTGTCGTCGATCGGGACAAGCCGGGCAGCCGGCTGCCCGCTGACCGTGATCTCGAGCGATTCGCCGTTGGCAACACGCGCCAGGACGGCGCTCGTGTGCTGGTTGAGCTCTCGTACCGGGATGCTGTCCATGAACAAAGTGTAGAACGCGACGTTCTACACCTTCCACCCTCAGATGGCGATGGTGGGGCGGGGGTGGGTTGGGGTGGGTGGGGGGTGGTAGGCGTGCCAGGCCTTGGTCAGGCGGGTTACTGCTTCGGTGAGGGAGTTGGGGTGGGCGCGGAAGTGTAGGCGGATGTAAGGGCGGCTGTTGCCGGTGATGTCGAGGCCTGCGCCGGGGAGGATGGCCAGGCCGTTTCTCAGGGCGGTCTGGGCGAAGGAGGTGCCGTCGCCGTACGGGAGGCGGGCCCAGAGGCATTGGCCGCCTGCGACTGGTGGGACCGTCCAGCTGGGGAGGTGCTCGGTCAGTTGGGCGTGTAGGTGGTCGTGGCGGGCTTTGAGGGTCTGGTGGAGCTCGGGGGC contains the following coding sequences:
- a CDS encoding NPCBM/NEW2 domain-containing protein encodes the protein MKRSVVALALLAGALVYTAGPARAAGTTLGDVTAFSADQATYTLTAGPAKVRVVFLKDDVFRLWMAPDGNFSDPANTGEGSKIITKTDYGTPSTTWRDRGTYYSLSTGKIEVRAQKQPLKFSVYRSNGQLVWSEAAPLSWTDTSTTQTLDRGANEQFFGGGMQNGRFSHRDQTIKISRDFNWEDGGNPNASPYYMSTAGYGVLRDTFSPGSYTFTSPVVTTHDETRFDAFYFIGDLKTSLDRYTELTGRPFMPPIYGLEYGDSDCYNRGHYGTDPDPSNDWKVNPDKVTTLDAVKVAQRFKDEDMPGGWMLVNDDYGCGYSATTDSELVDGTWWGKRDIPALKQTGDELRARNLQMGLWTQSNLDRQPAEVGDAGVRVRKLDVAWVGPGYRYALSACDTAHDGIEQYSNARGFAWMVEGWAGAQRCAVQWTGDHSGSLDAIKWQIPAITGSGNSGIAYSAGDVDGIFGGSATSYVRDLQWKVFNPAFMSMSGWSTPAYKQPWAYGDPYTSINRKYLKLRERLLPYFYTYAAEAHRTGAPLNRSLVLEYPDDPHTWDDTTKYEFLAGKEFLVAPMYGADEVKNGIYLPAGRWIDYWTGRVYQGPTTVNGYHAPLDTLPLFVKAGAVVPMWKPGINNAAEQKPGDTVSVDIYPSGTSSFAMYEDDRVTRSPQSATQTFTVKAPTEGRGDITVNIGPSIGTYDGKPTARPYDLTLHTGSAPHNVFVDGRAVKWSYSNGVIRIQTGSIPTSGSAVVLLTGSSAVGGPDVTNTLGTPELTTPSLWNAPGQPTEVTASFRNGTSTTVRNVRLDVQVPTGWSVAGANTFSTVVPGQSVTTKLQVMPGADVKPASFTLTLRASYVAQSQSYSNTAAGTAQLPYASLSQAANVVGISDASTYKQGNFDGSGNSFNGEALAAAGYTPGATISVQGANFTWPTGAPGTPNLVKNQSAPILVSGTGSHLALLGAGASLNARGTVTIIYTDGTTSEGTFQLPNWCCQDPTTGGAKLAVSVKGRYTAAGLSNTTTDYRVFYTAVPLDPGKTVKAIELPGGGLGFFAATIADKPLPPAPTGDNWVSDLEFLDSTNGWGPVERDHSNGEDAAGDGGPITLDGVQYAKGLGTHAPSSVSVRLAGNCKTFTSKLGIDDEVDDRGKVTFKVLTDGTAKYTSDQLTGTSPTASTTVDVTGAQTLTLQVTDGGDGITSDHADWAGAELTCNP
- a CDS encoding alpha/beta hydrolase family protein, whose translation is MVNPRPNSLSSHNLTRRHLLTAGLLAGLTAGVTVTGAGTAHASPFDPPTLRAQGDPDFHPVRFRLPVPSGRKAIGTTAVHLVDKGRIDPAMPSGQRELMVSFWYPAEVDRTAPFAKYMPARTAVEVDDAWTGENGLALPSGSFDFGNTVTHARVDVPAQRLRHPVVLFSPGYQYSRFVNTAQVEDLASRGYVVVTMDHPHETPVEYPGGRFLPGAAEAEPPKPSDIRAAVDTRTNDARFVLDQLERIADGDTVDAEGKDLPDGLAESLDLRRIGMFGFGLGGYTTGDTMLEDERVLAGADLDGTLQDDRLKGPLGDVAVHGLDRPFLLFGSDETQRTAPGKEYYDKSWAAFWSNQRGGRLNLALTRTKQKAFTDYQFIFSQLFHDIYGEDPIVSSVIKALVGSAKPARSVLAQREYLAAYFDLTLRGRPALLLRGDSPKFPEVRFVR
- the topA gene encoding type I DNA topoisomerase, coding for MIVESPKKARMIAGFLGSGYVVESSFGHIRDLPSGADEIPAKYKGLPWARLGVNVDEHFDPLYVVPADKKAQIRKLKDLLKGADELFLATDEDREGEAIAWHLLEELKPKVPVKRMVFHEITPKAIQDAVGNARDIDEDLVDAQEARRILDRLYGYEVSPVLWKKVMPRLSAGRVQSVAIRMVVDRERERIAFRSASYWDLDATLDAGETRNPQYFPTRLVSVDSKRVAQGRDFSSTGELKGANTVHLNEQTATALASALRESQFTVRSIESKPYTRKPYAPFRTTTLQQEAGRKLGMSASQTMQVAQRLYENGNITYMRTDSVTLSDTAITAARAQVRELYGASYLPDKPRVYTSKVKNAQEAHEAIRPAGEVFQTPAQTGLSGAEFRLYELIWMRTIASQMKDAVGNSVSIKIDATAATGEQCEFTSSGRVITFHGFLKAYVEGADDPSAGTDDQETRLPDVAEGDVLPATEVLASGHETKPPARYTEATLIRELEEREIGRPSTYASIIGTIQARKYIYKKGQALVPAWLAFAVVRLLEEHFTRLVDYAFTATMEDVLDEVASGDLQREGVLSRFYFGDEQLEGLKSMVTDLGEIDAREMSTFPVGGDDSGIVVRVGRYGPYVEDKDERRANVPEDLPPDELTVDKARELLEQPSGVEHELGTAPDTGLKVVAKAGRYGPYVTEVLPEDAPKSAKPRTGSLLKSMTLDSIGLDDAMKLLSLPRVVGVDPATGEEITAQNGRYGPYLKKGTDSRSLSTEEQMFDITLEEALKIYSEPKQRGRRAAAPPLKELGEDPESKKPVVVKEGRFGPYVTDGETNATLRKDDSVETISLLRAAELLAEKRARGPVKRTAKKTAAKKTAAKKTTTKKTAAKKATTTKKAATKKTAAKKTAAKKAPAKKS
- a CDS encoding Fur family transcriptional regulator, which produces MTSAVEVSAQRLRDRGERVTPARLAVVEVLAGTEEHLSAEQIGERAEQLRPGIHRATVYRALDALGEFGLVTHVHLGRAGTTYHLAGDLAPRHLHLRCSECGKVYDAPGDILESARKKVARELGFHLAPEQVALVGVCNDCQ